In the Colletotrichum lupini chromosome 1, complete sequence genome, one interval contains:
- a CDS encoding oxidoreductase, whose amino-acid sequence MAPHTVNWGIMATGWIAETFCKDLLTNPASREVTDVAHRIAAVSSSRDAEKARAFVKKIDAPADTTVYGSYAELVRDPAVDIIYVATPHSHHFQNAMLALDAGKNVLCEKALTVTAEQTRVLVETARAKKLFFMEAVWTRYFPLSIKIRELISSGAIGKVYRATSDLSFNSNAEDASGKLSFPDAHRMVNPELAGGALLDLGIYSLTWIFQTLYHLQPEAEADKESPEVLASVQKYPVTGADESTTMILNFPKHQMTGIATTSLRVDTAPDGHKGETAPAIRIQGSKGEIQVSHPAYRPTSYKVVKKGVEEVEVIDCPIPKDKERDWGHGMFWEADECARCLRDGKTESATLPLSESLVIMETMDSVIKQGGIQYPELITTHKFDAQSPLNLGNA is encoded by the coding sequence CCTTCTGCAAGGACCTCCTAACCAACCCGGCCTCGCGCGAGGTGACCGACGTCGCCCACCGCATCGCCGCCGTCTCCTCCTCCCGCGACGCCGAAAAGGCTCGCGCCTTTGTCAAGAAGATTGACGCCCCCGCCGACACAACAGTCTACGGCTCCTACGCCGAGCTCGTCCGCGACCCGGCCGTCGACATCATCTACGTTGCCACCCCGCACTCCCACCACTTCCAAAACGCCATGCTCGCCCTCGACGCCGGCAAGAACGTCCTCTGCGAAAAGGCCCTGACCGTCACCGCCGAGCAGACCCGCGTCCTCGTCGAGACGGCCCGTGCCAAGAAGCTCTTCTTCATGGAGGCCGTCTGGACTCGCTACTTCCCCCTCAGCATCAAGATCCGCGAGCTCATCTCCTCGGGCGCCATCGGAAAGGTCTACCGCGCCACCTCGGACCTGTCCTTCAACAGCAACGCCGAAGATGCCTCCGGCAAGCTGTCCTTCCCCGACGCCCACCGCATGGTCAACCCCGAGCTTGCTGGCGGTGCCTTGCTAGACCTGGGCATCTACTCCCTGACATGGATCTTCCAGACGCTGTACCACCTGCAGCccgaggccgaggccgaTAAGGAGAGCCCCGAAGTTCTGGCCTCGGTGCAAAAGTACCCCGTCACAGGTGCTGACGAGTCCACCACCATGATTCTCAACTTCCCCAAGCACCAGATGACCGGCATCGCCACCACCTCGCTGCGCGTCGACACAGCACCCGACGGCCACAAGGGCGAGACGGCGCCCGCGATCCGCATCCAGGGCTCCAAGGGCGAGATTCAGGTTTCCCACCCGGCCTACAGGCCGACATCGTACAAGGTCGTCAAGAAGGGCGTCGAAGAGGTTGAGGTCATCGACTGTCCCATCCCTAAGGATAAGGAGCGCGACTGGGGCCATGGCATGTTCTGGGAGGCTGATGAGTGTGCGCGATGCCTGCGCGATGGAAAGACGGAGAGCGCAACGTTGCCATTGTCGGAGTCTCTCGTTATCATGGAGACGATGGACAGCGTCATCAAGCAAGGTGGTATCCAGTACCCTGAGCTCATCACCACCCACAAGTTTGATGCCCAGAGCCCATTGAACCTGGGTAATGCTTGA
- a CDS encoding tRNA (Uracil-5-)-methyltransferase TRM9, producing MTASSGPQPGPQPGPGHPAVPADPGSPVPPSASTPSNTVTTTGAPQETSKDAAPTTPPPAEDEDNDTAAAYESRHVHTVYEAIAPHFSSTRYKPWPLVASFLLSLPPGSVGLDAGCGNGKYIGVNPDLFIVASDRSANLVSLARRYQPPHFDAAAGPKKKNKGGNKKVAADSEAPATPAPKNQVLVADSLALPYRTSAFDFAISIAVIHHMSTRERRRAAVAALLSAVRPGTAAEQGGKALVMVWALEQGNSRRGWDAGAAQDQLVSWVTKGKKEKPEGRGQEKEQDKERAAAEPAKDETFQRYYHLYREGELEEDVVEVGGRVLESGYERDNWWAIFCRDS from the coding sequence ATGACCGCCTCATCCGGCCCCCAACCCGGCCCCCAACCCGGCCCCGGCCACCCGGCCGTGCCCGCCGATCCCGGGTCACCGGTCCCTCCCTCCGCCTCAACACCCAGCAACACCGTCACCACCACCGGCGCACCACAAGAGACCTCAAAGGACGCGGCACCAACCACCCCGCCCCCAGCAGAAGACGAAGACAAcgacaccgccgccgcctacgAATCCCGCCACGTCCACACGGTCTACGAGGCCATCGCCCCGCACTTCTCCTCGACGCGCTACAAGCCCTGGCCCCTCGTCGCCTCCTTCCTGCTCTCCCTCCCGCCCGGCTCCGTCGGCCTCGACGCGGGCTGCGGCAACGGCAAGTACATCGGCGTCAACCCGGACCTCTTCATCGTCGCCTCGGACCGGAGCGCGAACCTCGTCTCGCTGGCGAGGAGGTACCAGCCGCCGCACTttgacgccgccgccgggcccaagaagaagaacaagGGCGGCAACAAGAAGGTCGCAGCTGACTCCGAAGCACCTGCGACACCGGCACCAAAGAACCAGGTCCTCGTAGCAGACTCCCTAGCCCTCCCCTACCGCACCTCCGCCTTCGACTTCGCAATCTCCATCGCCGTAATCCACCACATGTCCACCCGCGAGCGCCGCCGCGCCGCCGTAGCGGCCCTCCTCTCCGCCGTGCGCCCCGGCACCGCTGCAGAACAAGGGGGCAAAGCCCTCGTCATGGTCTGGGCCCTGGAGCAAGGCAACAGCCGGCGCGGGTGGGACGCCGGCGCCGCGCAGGATCAGCTCGTGTCGTGGGTGACAAAggggaagaaggagaagcccGAGGGTAGGGGGCAAGAGAAGGAGCAGGACAAGGAGAGAGCCGCCGCCGAACCCGCCAAGGACGAGACGTTCCAGAGGTATTACCACCTCTACCGCGAGGGCGAGCTTGAGGAGGACGTCGTGGAGGTCGGGGGCAGGGTGCTCGAGAGCGGTTATGAGAGGGATAACTGGTGGGCCATCTTTTGCCGGGACTCGTGA
- a CDS encoding MYB DNA-binding domain-containing protein gives MTFLSSVQESFEPVTLLIRPRLPSPTSSSTSSTHHRPSNYHFLVPDVDRLVPCFLGLYRLSQPSLTNVYLRRRPLFAVRPPARLPASTPSELNFRSLLRRHLDLKPATAESENFVALTTSSNGASVTDLHRSQPTHCLELYITREAKRTLNEHRTTKLPFLGGVEQTEKLARVYRAHDTRPYPTYLGGQTVTVDIASLLKAPDSDESSTAPPQHTRSSSDPSATATTAATAPVSGLPPYGPPPVAPGLAVGGKRAMPPHVAESPAKKQSKWSPEEDALIIELRGSGMKWEDISKRLPGRSAISCRLHYQNYLERRSEWDEERKNKLARLYERFKPEMWAKVAEEMAVPWRAAEAMHWQLGEADMARRAGVVPFSLTAVNVDQPGGGHRHSPSRGHMHTQSQPSLPRDIGGPSPRYSRPPPPGISPIPGGRVIAARRESVPGRPLMGPDPNEMAGMGPGGPGLAPIQGLPPGRGGGMLPGVAELTTGVSPYSTPAYAMGGIPTASPVPSARASPGPLLPALHYPPPHEQAGAKRRASPGTEMMGSRETSRRRHMDPRQEEMDRRRVA, from the exons ATGACTTTCCTCTCGTCAGTTCAAGAGTCTTTTGAGCCTGTCACTTTGTTAATCAGACCCCGGCTTCCGTCCCCCACTTCGTCCTCCACCTCTTCAACCCATCACCGTCCCTCAAACTACCACTTTCTCG TTCCCGACGTAGACCGGCTTGTACCTTGTTTCCTTGGCCTCTACCGACTTTCC CAGCCTAGTTTGACCAACGTATACTTACGCCGCCGCCCTCTTTTTGCTGTCCGCCCGCCCGCCCGCCTGCCTGCGTCGACACCGAGCGAGCTCAATTTCCGATCATTG CTACGCCGCCATCTTGATCTAAAACCAG CCACGGCAGAATCAGAGAACTTTGTTGCCCTCACCACTTCCAGCAACGGGGCCAGCGTCACCGATCTCCACCGCTCTCAACCC ACACACTGCCTTGAACTTTACATTACCCGCGAAGCGAAGAGAACCTTGAACGAGCACCGAACAACC AAACTGCCCTTCTTGGGTGGTGTCGAGCAAACCGAAAAGCTGGCGCGCGTCTATCGCGCCCATGACACAAGACCGTATCCAACCTACTTAGGCGGCCAAACCGTCACCGTGGATATCGCGTCTCTCCTGAAGGCTCCCGACTCAGATGAGTCCTCCACCGCTCCGCCTCAACATACCCGATCATCGTCAGACCCGTCCGCAACCGCAACCACGGCGGCCACAGCGCCTGTCAGCGGGCTACCTCCGTATGGCCCGCCTCCCGTAGCACCGGGCCTGGCTGTTGGCGGCAAGCGTGCCATGCCACCGCACGTAGCGGAGTCTCCGGCCAAGAAGCAGAGCAAGTGGTCGCCGGAGGAAGATGCTTTGATCATCGAACTTCGGGGGAGCGGAATGAAGTGGGAGGACATCTCGAAACGTCTGCCGGGAAGAAGCGCCATCAGTTGTCGACTTCACTACCAGAACTACCTCGAGAGGCGGAGCGAGTGGGACGAGGAGCGCAAGAACAAGCTTGCACGGTTGTACGAGAG ATTCAAGCCGGAGATGTGGGCAAAAGTTGCGGAGGAGATGGCCGTTCCTTGGCGAGCCGCAGAGGCCATGCACTGGCAGCTTGGCGAAGCGGACATGGCTCGACGGGCCGGTGTGGTGCCCTTTTCTTTGACTGCGGTCAACGTCGACCAGCCTGGCGGTGGCCACCGGCACTCTCCTTCTCGGGGGCACATGCACACCCAGTCCCAGCCTAGCCTACCTCGGGACATTGGCGGGCCTTCCCCCCGATACAGCCGACCACCGCCGCCTGGTATATCCCCGATTCCCGGTGGACGAGTCATCGCCGCCCGACGGGAGAGCGTTCCTGGCAGGCCGCTGATGGGGCCGGATCCGAATGAGATGGCGGGTATGGGGCCAGGCGGCCCCGGTTTAGCACCGATTCAGGGACTTCCGCCAGGCCGAGGCGGAGGCATGCTTCCGGGAGTTGCCGAACTGACTACCGGTGTCAGCCCATATAGCACTCCAGCATACGCGATGGGCGGTATACCTACGGCAAGCCCCGTGCCCAGCGCGAGAGCTAGCCCGGGACCGCTGCTTCCAGCCCTCCACTACCCACCGCCTCACGAACAAGCCGGTGCGAAGCGACGAGCCAGCCCGGGCACAGAGATGATGGGCTCAAGGGAAACGAGCCGGCGACGGCACATGGACCCCCGTCAGGAGGAGATGGATCGGCGACGTGTGGCATGA
- a CDS encoding CAP-Gly domain-containing protein — protein sequence MADVPLHVISENSSSERRITPSWTISQLRSKLEPITGIPPSSQRISLKTASATVPIEASDENSAYLTAFPLAPYAELHVADTRPAGARPNFTDTSGVEKYVMPEEEYAKKSDSVLAWKKAQKLGRFDPDAPSHEQAKIDALQQEIEQKGIQVGKRCRVGGEDSRRGTVRYVGDVKEIPGGLGPWIGVHLDEPVGKNDGSIAGTRYWGEESTLKHGVFVRPERVEVGNWPVLDDLEDMEEI from the exons ATGGCCGATGTTCCTCTGCATGTCATTTCGGAAAACTCCTCGTCAGAGCGCCGCATCACCCCATCATGGACCATCAGCCAGCTGAGGTCCAAGCTGGAACCCATTACCGGTATTCCGCCCTCGTCCCAGAGAATCAGCCTCAAAACAGCCTCGGCCACTGTTCCGATTGAAGCATCCGATGAGAACAGCGCCTACTTGACAGCTTTTCCCCTGGCACCCTACGCCGAGCTGCAT GTGGCTGACACTCGGCCGGCGGGAGCTCGCCCGAATTTTACCGATACTTCGGGAGTTGAGAAGTACGTTATGCCAGAGGAGGAGTACGCCAAAAAGTCCGATTCTGTGCTGGCCTGGAAGAAGGCTCAGAAGCTTGGTCGCTTCGACCCCGACGCGCCAAGCCACGAGCAGGCCAAGATTGATGCTTTACAGCAAGAAATCGAGCAAAAGGGCATTCAAGTCGGTAAACGATGCCGTGTGGGCGGAGAAGATTCTCGGAGAGGAACTGTCCGGTATGTTGGTGATGTCAAGGAAATCCCTGGCGGTCTGGGTCCTTGGATCGGAGTTCATCTTGATGAACCCGTTGGTAAGAACGACGGCAGCATTGCCGGAACGCGGTATTGGGGCGAGGAATCGACTCTGAAGCATGGAGTCTTTGTGAGGCCCGAGCGGGTTGAGGTTGGCAACTGGCCAGTCCTGGACGACCTGGAAGACATGGAAGAGATCTGA